The DNA window TTCAGCACCAGTTTCAAGCGCTTCTTCCGTTCTTTCAATGTTAATTTCCTTATTTCCGGCTTCTGCATCTTTAAACATTTGTGCGCCACCTGCTCCACAACATAAGCCTTTAGTTTTGCAGCGTTTCATTTCAACAAGATCGGCATCCAGTGCTTCAATTACCGCTCTTGGCGCTTCATAAACACCGTTTGCCCTTCCCAGGTAGCACGAATCGTGAAAGGTAATCTTCTGACCTTTGAATTTTCCACCTTCTGCAATTTTTAGCTTTCCATCCTTGATCAGTGTCTGCAGATATTGCGAATGATGAAGCACTTCATAATTACCTCCCAAATCGGGGTATTCGTTTTTTAATGTATTAAAACAATGAGGGCAAGCGGTAACAATTTTCTTTATTCCATAACCATCCAGAACCTGAATGTTTGACATGGCCTGCATTTGAAAAAGAAATTCATTGCCAGCTCTTCTGGCCGGATCTCCCGTACAGGATTCTTCAGTTCCTAATACGGCAAAATTGATGTCTAATTTGTTGAGTATCCTAATGATGGCTTTGGTAACCTTTTTATACCTGTCATCGAATGAACCTGCACAGCCCACCCAAAAAAGTATCTCCGGGTTACGACCTTCAGCAGCCAATTCTGCCATAGTTGGTATTTTTATTTCTTCCGGCATATTAATTTTCTGATTTTAATTCATTGGCCCAATTAAACCTGTCTGAAGGAGAAAAGGCCCAGGGTGCAAAATTATTTTCAATATTTGTCATCATGGCCGTCCATTCAGGAGGTGTTTTGGATTCTTCCATGACTTTATACCTTCTCAGCTCCAATATTATTTCAAGTGGATTGATACTTACGGGGCATGCCTCAACACAGGCATTGCAGGAGGTGCAAGCCATAATTTCTTCTTCTTTGATAAAGTCTCCCAAAAGAAATTTACCATTTTCCAAACCGTGTTTTCCAGCATCTTCCATTCTGTCCCTGGTATCCATCATAATTTTTCTGGGTGAGAGCTTTTTACCTGTAATATTAGCCGGGCATTCCGCTGTACAACGCCCGCATTCGGTACAGGAATATGCATCCATTAAGTTTTTCCAGCTAAGCTGATTTACATCTTTGGCACCAAAACTCGAAGGGGGAGGCGCATCGCCTTCCGGCTGTTGCATTCCCAGCATTATTTTTACCTCATTGCTGACGTCATCCATATTTTTAATTTTCCCCTTTGCAGAAAGATTGCTAAAGTAAGTATTGGGAAATGCCATAAATATGTGCAAATGCTTGGAATATGTAACATATACTGCAAATGCAAAAATTCCCGCAATGTGAATCCACCAAAAAAACCGTTCAAGAAGCAAATTCATTTCGACAGACATGCCATTGTAGAGAGGAATAAGCATTTCGCTAATAAATAAGCTACCTGTTTCTGTATAATGTTCAGCGCCTGCATTCTGAAGTATTTGATCATTTGCATTCATGGATAGAATCGCAAACATCAAAACAATTTCTATTATGAGAATAAGGTTTGCATCGAGTTTAGGCCAGGCGGTCATTTCACTTTTATGAAATCGATCTATGCTCAGCACATTTCTTCTTATAAGAAATATGAGGCAGGAAACAATCACTCCCAGGGCGAGAATTTCAAAGAAGTTAATTAAAGTACTATAAAATGAGCCAAGAACCGGTGCAAATAGGCGATGAGTACCAAAAATACCATCCAGAATTATTTCCAGTACTTCGATATTTATCAGCACAAAGCCAATATAGATTAAGAAGTGCATTATACCTGCAACCGGCTTGTCAAACATTTTCTTTTGGCCAAAAGCCAATAGCATCATTTTTTTGAAACGCTCCGAGGAAGGCCCTTTGGGTTTATAGGACTGCCCCATATTTATATTTCTCTTAATGAAACTTACTCTCTTATAAATTAACCATCCGGAAATTCCGAGTAATATCAAAAAACCTATTTGTTCTAAATATGCCATTTCCAAGTTTAAAAAAATCCTGAAGTATTTGTCACTATTATAAAATTAAATAGCTTTGCAAGCCAATTCGGTGACGTAGCTCAGTTGGTAGAGCAAAGGACTGAAAATCCTTGTGTCGGTGGTTCGATTCCACTCGTCACCACAGCCCCAAGCCTGTATTCAGTATTAATTGCCTGAATATTCAAGGTCTTGGGGTTTTTTATTGTCCATTTTCACCTGATCTGGTCTTACAATACAATCCAATTTATTGAAAATATTTTAATCGTATAATTTCTTTTTCACTGAGGTATCTCCATTGGCCTCTGCTTATCCCTTTTTTATCGAGTCCGGCAAACATTACCCTGTCCAATTTTTCCACCTGATAATGATAATGTTCAAAAAGCCTGCGGATCACCCTGTTTTTACCGGAATGAATTTTTACCCCAACACTTTTGGCATCGCTTGATACTATCGCGATGTCATCTACCTTTACTACACCATCTTCAAGCTCGGTTCCCTCTTTGATTTTTTCAAGGTCTTCATCTTTTAAAGCCCGGTTTAAAACAACTTCATAAATTTTTGGAACAGCCATACTGGGATGAATTAGCTTTTGAGCGAAATCACCATCGTTCGTAAATAACAAGACACCGGTCGTCATTCTATCCAATCTTCCAACCGGGTAAATTCGCTGTTCAGTGGCTTTTGACACAAGCTCCATTACGGTTTTCCTGTCTTTCGGATCACTGAGTGTAGTAATAAATCCCTTGGGTTTGTTTAGAAGAAGATAGACATACTTCTCCGGCTGTATGACTTTACCTTTAAATTCAACCCTGTCGTCTTTTCCAACTTTTGTACCAAGCTCCATAACAACCTTGCCATTCACTTTTACTTCACCATCTGCTATAAGTTTATCTGCCTCCCTTCGTGAACAAATCCCCGAATTAGAAATATAGCGATTCAACCTAATTTCAGCACTTTCCTGTTTTAGGTTTTCTTTAGGTGTAATTGTCTGGTTCTTTTTTTTGGGGAAGGAGCGAGGACTTGCTTTTTTTCTAGAAGGTTTTTTCATAGGATTATCCCTCATTAACCTCGCCTATTTCATTATCTTCTGTTTTGAAATCCTTGATGGTTGGTAATTCCGATAGTGAATTTATTCCAAAGTAATCAAGGAATCGATCTGATGTTCCGTATAAAATTGGACGGCCAACGGATTCTGCTTTTCCCTTAATTGCAATTAGTTCTTTTTCCAAAAGCTTTTGAATTGTATAGTCGCATCCTACACCTCTTATAGCTTCAAGACCGGATTTAGTAATGGGTTGTTTATAAGCAATAATCGAAAGCGTCTCGATGGCCGATTGCGATAATCTTTTTTTGGATTTTTGCTTTAACAGAATCGAAATACTGGCCTGATAGGAAGGCTTCGTCAAAAACTGATATCCACCTCCCGACTTAACAATTTCAAAGGGAAATTCTTCATCAGAATATTTCTTAATTGAAATTTCAATGGATTTGCTAATATCTTTTTCGGGGACCTCCGCATCAAACATTTCCGTCAGACAAGAACGTATTTCTTCGATTGTAATCGGTTCCCGAGCACAAAAAATCAGGGATTCAATGTGATTCTGGAGAAAATCCAATTAATCCTGCTTGAGTTTGGCTTCAATTGAATGCCTTGTATGCGGGACAGCTTTGAGTCTTTCTTTGGCAATGAGCTTGCCTGTATCTACACAGACGCCGTAAGTTTTGTTTTTAATTCTGACAAGGGCAGCATCAAGTTGTTGAATAAATTTGACCTGTCGCCCAGCCAATTGATTTAAATTTTCTTTTTCAAGAGCTTCAGCACTATCTTCAAGCGTATTGATGTTGTTAATCGTATTATCGGTACTCTCGTCGTTTTTTCGGCTCAAACTCTCTTTTATGTACTCCAATTCGGTCTTAGCCTTGTTGAGTTTATCAAGAATTATTTTTTCAAATTCTATTAACTCATTGTCCGAATACCTTAGCTTCTCTTCAGCCATTTCTATGAGGTTTTGTTTAATGTGATTCAAGCGTTAAATTTCGCTTGAGCTTGAAATGCCGAAAATACAAATAATCAATGAATAGCACAGAAGGATTTACTTAATTTTTACTATAAATTAGTTTAAAATGAAATCAAAAATATATAGCAGAATATATACATTATTAATCCTGACGCTTGTTTCAGCTGGTCTTTTTGCCCAAAGCCAGTATTCAGAAAGCACAAAAAAGGCAGTACTTGTTATTCACGGTGGTGCCGGAACAATTTTAAAAGAGAACATGAGTCCCGAAAAAGAAGCGGAATTAATCGAGACTATGGGAAATGCATTAATGAAAGGTTATAAAATTATAAAAAAGGGAAAATCGAGCGAAGAAGCCATAATTGCTGCCATCAATCATTTAGAAGATGATCCAAATTTCAATGCCGGAAAAGGGGCAGTCTTAAACGAAGAGGGCAATGTTGAACTCGATGCTTCCATTATGAATGGAAAAGATCTGCAAGCGGGAGCAATTGCTGGTGTTCATGGCATAAAAAATCCAATTAATGCAGCCAGGGCAGTTAAAGACCATTCCAAACATGTTTTATTGAGTGGGGAAGGTGCAGAAAAATTTGCCAAAACTGAAAAATTGAAATTTGAAGAGCCAGAATACTTTATTACAGACAGAGTTAAGGCCTCGTGGTTAAAAGCCAAAAAAAACAACGAATCCAGCGGTTATCTGAATGTTCCTGTGGAAGATCATAAATTTGGAACCGTGGGTGCCGTAGCTTTGGATAAAGAAGGAAATATATCTGCCGGAACTTCAACGGGTGGAATGATGATGAAAAAGTACGGTCGTATTGGTGATTCACCTCTAATTGGTAGTGGTACTTATGCCGATAATAGCTCGGCAGGTGTATCATGTACCGGTCATGGTGAATTTTTTATACGCTATGTTGTGGCCTATGATCTTGTAGCGCTTATGAAATACAAGGGAATGTCAATAAATGATGCCGCTGATGAAATTATTCAGAACAAATTAATAAAAGCAGGTGGAGCCGGAGGCTTAATTGCACTTGATAAGGATGGCAATTTTGCTTTTTCATTTAATACCCCCGGAATGTATCGAGGGGTAATATTTGAGGATGCTACGATGTTAATCGATTTTTATAAGGAATAATAATAGCCCTTGAACTGGAGAGAAAAACTATACATTATAATTTTTGAAGCTGACACACCGGCAGGGAAGGCCTTTGATGTGGCTTTGCTTTTTGCAATTGGTACTAGTGTATTACTTGTTATGCTGGAAAGTGTAAGTGAATTTGAGAGCGAATACAGACCTTATCTCAAAGCAGCAGAATGGATGTTCACCGTTTTATTTACAATCGAGTATATTTTGCGAATTATCAGTGCGCACAAACCGCTTAAATACATGGGCAGTTTTTTTGGCGTCATCGATTTAATTGCTGTGATCCCCACCTATCTGGCATTTTTTATTGCCGGAACACACTATTTCGTAGTGATCAGAACCTTGCGTTTATTGCGTGTATTTAGAATATTAAAGCTGGCAAAATATGTGGGCGCTTCAAGAATTATATCAGAAGCACTGGTCAATAGCAAGGCTAAAATTTCGGTGTTTCTATTTGCAGTTTTAAATTCCGTGATCATTTTAGGTACCCTGATGTATTTGATTGAAGGCTCTGAAAGTGGATTCACAAGTATTCCGAGGAGTATTTATTGGGCGGTCGTTACTCTAACCACTGTGGGTTATGGTGATATCGCACCTTCAACTGTCATTGGTCAATTTTTAGCTTCAATTATCATGATCCTCGGTTATGCCATCATTGCTGTCCCAACAGGAATTGTAACATCAGAATTGACCAGATCGAGAAATTTCACCAATGTCTGCGACAACTGTGGTACAAAAAATGATGCGAATAACAATTATTGCAGCAATTGCGGCAATAAACTTGAAAACATTAACAAGTCTTAAATCTGACCCCCCAGGCTGAATACTTTTTTAATTTTATTCCTGTTTCCTTCCAAATCAAAAAGATCAAAGAGTATTATGTAATTGCCAATTTTTGATTTTTCTCCATAATCATTGATCCCATCCCAAATGAAATCATTGCTATAGGCAAGCGTCGAATTATTGGCGAGATTTTTTACGAGATTTCCTTTGGTATCATAGATATTGATATTGACAATGGCATCGGAAATATCTGTATTAAAGCGAATGTGAAGAAGGTCCTTATAACCATCCCCATCGGGAGAAAATAAAAGAGGTTCGATGTGGACAAAATCATCTGTAACTAATCTTTCAATTGACTTGGAATTTAAGAGACCAGGACTTCCAAAACCAAAGGACTCACTTGCACTGGCCCAATTATCGGTCTGTAAGCCTGAAATTTCAGAGGATACTCTTTCCAGGGATACGCCCTTTACATCATCTATTAATTCAAAATGAAATTCTTCAGCGTACAAAACTGAATCAATTTGCACATGATTTGAATCTATGATGGAAATTTGACCTGATTCATTTGTTAAAGTTGGAAATGAGGACAACTCCAAATAAGCCGAGCCTCGTTTTGGAAAATGTTGAATAATAGAAATCGAATCTTCACAAAGCGTAAGAAACTCAAAGGCATTTATTACATAATTTTCTTCACTTATAATGTTTTGGGATTTTAACTGTCCATCAAAATTGTAATAAGTCAAAATAGTATTCTCAAGATTTATATTTTTTGAGCTGCGATTATAGATTTCAATGTATTCCGATACGTCCTGAGGCGGATTGAATAAAATTTCATTGATGATAAGATCATTTTTTTCCGGACTTTCGGGAAGGATAAAGGTCTTTTCCAAATCGCTAAAGTTGTGGACACAGTCGGCTATTTGAGCAAGCGAAAGAGTATAGACAGTATTGTTTTTTAATGTTTTGTCGAGCGTCAAAATCAGTTTTTTTGAAATTCTCTCATCGCTATTCATGGCTTTAACTTCATTATCGGGGTCTATATTAATATTTCCTAAATGTAGATATGAGAAATCGAGCCATTCATTAAAATGTATGTCTAATTCAGTATTTGAAATTATTTCGATATTATTTATTTGAGCCGGCAGAAGATCCGGTTTATCATATTGGATAGAATTTATCCGGCCCGGTGTACCTCCATCGGGATCGATTGAGGCATCCCAATTCGATTCTTCAGCACAGGGATTGTTTGTATCCATCATTTCCAGGCTCCAGCCTCCTTCTCTTTTATCTGTATCGCGAATCCAGTCTGCAGAATAATGAACTTTATGAATAGTGATGGACCCCAGCTTCAGGTAAATTTTATCTTCATTATTTTTTAAGGAAGTCCAGGGGCTCAACTTGACCGCTTTTGCAATTTCACTCATTTCTTCAAACTTGGATGAAGGGCAAAGAATTAGGTATTCCCCGGGGTAAATTGAAATCGCCGGTAAGGTTGCGCTATCTTCCTCTGAAATGATGAATAGTGAATTGAAACTGATAATATTATCCGACGTATTAAATAATTCTATGTACTCTGTAGATGGAAGAGAATTCTGTGGTTCCGGATCAATCATTATTTCACTAATTACGAGATCGAATAAAGCCGGACTTTTACCAATTCCAAATGAGGCATTGAGGTTCAAGGAAAGGTTTCCTTCACAATCAAATACCGAGTCGATGCGCATTTGATTGATAATGCCTGAATCCAATGGATTTAGAAGTGATAGTTCAATGAAATTTTCCAATATTAAAAATGAATTTATTTGATTAATTGGCTCCAATCGAATGAAATTGAGAGGATTTTGTTCTGATTTTAGTATTTCATCAAATTGAAGACGCAGATAGGTCGAATTGAAAACCTCAATCAATTCCAGCTTTGGCCCGCTAAGATCGGGTGTGGGATTATAGACTGAATTCAATTCACCCGGTGTACCTCCGGCACTGTTTAGCGAATAAGCCCAATTCTGATTATCAGTACATTTCTTAAAGGGATTAATCCTTTCAAATGACCAGCCCCCTTCGTCCTTGGCACTGCCATCAGACCAGCCTGCATCATAAGCAATTTGGTCTAGGATAATATTCTCCGGGCTTAATAGAGTTAATACATCGCCGCTGTTGTTCAAGCTGGGCCAGGTATCCAACCCATATACATTTCCATACCATTGGAATAGAGCCGTATCTTCAATGGAGCATAATATTAACTGTTCTCCACTGTCCAATAAAACTTCTGAAAAGGTAATCTCAGTAGTAGCATCGCTGTATTTAATCCCTTTAAGATTTACTGTACCCGATGAAATATTCAGTAATTCCACATATTCCACATCGGGCATTCCTACCACCGGGATTGGATCATACATTAGTTCATTGAAAAGCAATTTGGAAATTTCAGGAAGGGGGTAAAATGAAAAAGTGCAGGAATCGTATTGAATCCATTGGTTTTGCCGGTCAGAAATATTTGAAAGGCTTAAAGTATAATTTCCGGCATTCAACCTTTTATCAGTATACAAAATGATTCTGTTTGGAAATGAATCTTGAAAATAATTAGCTGATAGTATTGAAATTCCATTCGAAATGAAATAATTCGCAGGATTTGCCCCTGAGAAGGTATCGATAGGATTACTAAAAATTACTTCAATTGTTGAATCGTTTAAAGCAGAACATTCTATCAATTCAAATGGACCATCCCTGATTTCAATATTATCAAAATAGAACTTATCACTTCGCGTGGAACTGTGTTTGCAATAAAAGCCTAAATTGTTTTTGATGGCTATGCTATTATCATGAGTCTGCCCTTGAAATACATAATTATTTTGCAAAGAAGTATCAGCGAAAAGCGTCCATTCTCCCGGGAATGACTTAATTACTTTGATTTGTATTGCATTGCTGTCGCGACCGAAAAAGCCGGGCAAACCGTCAATTATTTTCGTATGAATTGCATCCTGTTGAAGATAAAGGTCTATGCCATCATCGGAACCGCTTTCGCCTCCCAATTTAATATAATAACCATGGAGATTGTTTTTGAGATCAGTTTGATTCGCACTTAAATAAAACCTTGCATAATTACTCGATGAAGTGGCAAAATCAAGTTTGGCTTCAAATTCCCAGATTGAATTCGGGCTCATTTCAAAATTTGAACTGAGATAGATTTCTGTACTAATTCCCGGTCCAAGACTTTGTAATTCATTGCTGTCGTTTACCTGAAAAAAAACTGAATCTCCAACCCAAACAGGATTATGCGTAAAATCGCCATCATCGAAATTTTCAATGAATTGAGACAGGGCTGATTGAACCATAAAACACAGTAAAACAAAAATTACCAGGGCCTTCACATAACTAAAGTATTTTAGAATTCTTTCCTTTGCTTTAAAATTGAGTGAAATGAGATTGGCATTGATTGGAGCAACCGGTTTGGTGGGTGAAGAAATGCTCCGCGTACTGGAACAAAGAAATTTTCCTATAGATATGATTATTCCCGTGGGCTCGGAAAGGTCCCAGGGAAAAAGAATTATTTATGCCGGAAAAGAGGTTGAGGTACTCGGCATTTCAAAAGCGCTGTATTTAAAGCCACAAATTGCTTTATTTTCTGCAGGATCTGAGCCATCTAAGGAATGGGCACCAAAATTTGCCGCAGAAGGATGTTTTGTCATCGATAATTCATCGGCCTGGCGATACGATGAGGATAAGCCCTTGATTGTTCCTGAGGTGAATGGAAATGTATTAAAGGAATCCGATAAGATTATTGCCAATCCTAATTGCTCAACCATTCAGCTGGTCATGGTTTTAAAATCATTGGATGTTGCATTTTCTCTTGAAAGAGTCATTGTTTCTACCTATCAGTCGGTAACAGGAACAGGAAAAGCAGCCGTGGATCAATTGAATGCTGAGAGACAGGGAAATTTTGAACACAAAACCTATCCTTATCAAATCGATTTGAATATTATTCCACAGATCGATGAATTTCTGGACAATGGCTATAGCAAGGAAGAAATGAAAGTTGTATGGGAGAGTCGAAAGATATTGGGCCGTCCAAAACTCAATGTGACTTGCACTGCCGTTCGTATTCCGGTAATGGGAGGCCATAGCGAATCCGTAAATATTGAATTTAAAAATGCCTTTGAAATGGATAAAATTAAATCAATTATTGAATCCGTTCCGGGAGTCCTAGTAATAGATGATCCAAAAAATAGCCGTTACCCTATGCCTCTTTATGCTCAGGGAAAAGATGAGGTATATGTTGGCCGGATTCGCAAGGATGAGAGCAAGGACAAATGTCTGAATTTGTGGATTGTATCCGATAATTTACGTAAAGGAGCCGCGACCAATGCCGTACAAATTGCTGAGATGCTAATTAAGAATAATTGGATAAAAAATGCTTCCTGAAGCAGCCTTTGATCAGGAAATAAACTCTTTTATTAAAAAATACCACGAAGCGGACTTAAGCCAAATATTATTAAAACGTCCAGGTAAAAAAGAATGGGATTGGATTTGGATCGGCCAACAGATTGAAGGTTATCAGAAAGCAAAGAAAAAAATACCTTCCATTGCTGCAAATTCGCAAATAATTTATCCAAAAAGAGTATCCATTCAACAATGCAGTTCCGATCTCACCGCAAACTTTAAAGCCACCATACTAAAAGGGAAAAAATGCCTCGATTTAAGCGGCGGATTTGGAATTGATACCATACATCTCTCCCACAAATTTGATAGTTGTATTTATATCGAACAGGACGAACAATTATGTGAAATCATGACACATAATGCAAAGGTTCTGGGGTTGGAAAAGAAGATTGAGATTAGAAATACTAAAGCAGAAACGTTTTTAAAAGAAACGGAAGAGCAATTTGATTTGATCTATATCGATCCAGCCAGGAGGGACACACAGGGTAAAAAAGTTTATCGGTTTTCTGATTGCAGTCCGGATGTAATTATGCACTTGGACTTGTTGAGACGTAAATCAAAAAAAGTACTAGTAAAAGCAGCCCCAATGCTCGACATCAGTCAAGGCGTCAGAGAATTGCAATACGTTCAGGAAGTTTTTGTTTTGGCCAATTCCAGGGAATGCAAGGAATTGCTTTTTTTGTTGGGTACCGAACAAAATAATAATCCCAGTATTACAGCCATACAACTGGATACTGAAAAAAGCTTTTCATTTTTTGCCGATGAAGAAATTCTAATGGACGCAAAATTATCAATTAATGGCAGCTATTTGTACAATCCGGGTCCTTCCATTTCAAAATCAGGCGGTTATAAATCTTTGGCGAAATCATTCGATTTAAGCATTGCCAATCCCAATACCCATTTATTTTTTTCAAATGAAATTAGAAAGGATTTTCCGGGTAGGGTCTATAAAATCAATATGATGATTAAGTATGGAGAGCGCTATAAATTCGGAAATAAAAAGAGTACCGTATTTTTAAAAAATGTCAATCTGGAGAAAAAGGATATTTTGAGAAAATACAATTTAAAAGAAGGGGATGAGCAATTTATTTTTGCTTTTACTGCCTCAAATGGGAAAATCTTATTGGCCCATTGTGATAAAATAGGCCTTTAATTTTTTTCCTTCAGGATTCGAATTTCTTCCTGCAATGCTTCTATCTGTTTTTGCTGTTCCTGAATGGCTTTGATGGCAATTATTGAAAAATCAGAGTAAGACAAGCCCTTCGTACCATTTTCGGCTTCTTTTACCAATTCGGGGAATATTTGTTCTACTTCCTGCGCAATAAAACCAATGGTCTTTTTATCCTCATTATTCATGTGATTATAATGGTATGCCACAGGTTTTAATTGAGTGACTCCCTGTAATACAGTCCCAATCGGTGAAATGTTTTTCTTTAATGATCGATCAGAAGGTTGAACATAATTTCCTGAGCCTCCTTCTACATAAGCCACACGAACGCCATCGTCTTCAAAACTGTAATGAATTCCCGAGTGAAAAGTACGCCAATAAGTAGCTCCAAAATAATACCTGATCGCTGATGAACCTCCAATGGCAGCATCGTTTTGAATGAATTGCAATTGGCTGTTTGGTGTTGTTGTGTTTATCCCGACATTTCCCCCCATAAAATAAGCAGAATAAGTTCTGCCGGCCAGGGCAACATATGTGGTTGGAGTTGTTTTAATAGCACCATTTGAAGCAATTACGCCCCAGCCTGCTACGCCATTATCTGTTTGATGGCCCCAAAGTCCAAAATTGTTAAAACCGGTAGGGTTGTTATCGTAGCCGGCAGCAAATGCCTCTGCATAAGTAAAAGCCCCTGCATCATCCCCGGTATTATTGCTATTGCCATAAAAGGCATTACTTTGAGCGGAGGCCCTGTTGTAAACCACAATATTACCATTATTTGTACCCGAGGATATTGTCGAGAAGATTTTCAAAGGACGGTCAGGAGCAGTAGTACCGATTCCAACATTACCACTAAAGTAATTTTGATCCTCTCCTGAAATATATACTCCATATTTGTTTCCACTCCCTGACATATTGCCAAAGAATGCATATTTATCATTTAGTTGCGTTCCGGAAACATTGGATCGCACACCATAATTGGTTCCGAGGTTGCCCTGCGTATAGGCATCAAAACCAATATTTGTGATAGAATTATTCGATGCCAAACCAACCACGCCTCTGTTAAAGGATGAAGTAGCCGAACCATCAGCAGCTGCAAAAATTCCATTTTGTTGACCTGGCCCAGTCCCTGAAACCCTTGCTTCCAAAGCTACTTTTTGAACATTTGCATTTTCTGAAATTGAAACTCTCAGTCCCTTAGTTCCACCAATAGAGGCGGTAGGTCCTGACACTTCATTGGTAATAATTGCAGCTGTTGAACTTGATAGAGCTTCAGCAACATGCAATTTGATATTGGGACTTATTACACCAACTCCAACATTTCCGGAAAAATAATTTCTATTTTCTCCGCTTGTAAATACACCATAAGTACTGGAAGAGGTTCCGCTGCTGTTTACGTATACACCGTAGGAAGTTCCACCGATGGAATTATTTTGCATGTTGTATTGAGCACCAAAAAAGGGACCTGTGCTTGTAGCTGTTGTTAAAACATCGGCATAGAGCGCCCATCTTGTTCCCGTTCCCGGATTGTCGATATATGCTTTAAATCCCATGGCCTGATTGCCCACACCTGTGGGTATTATGTAGCTATCTACACCGGTTATTCTTGCTCCTGTAGCGGCATTGCTCAAGATGTTAAAAAGACCGGTTTTATCATTGGTTCCGGCACTCATATTGTTTAGTATTCCATACTGAGAAGCAATACCGCTATAGTTATTGTCGAGTTGTAAAACGGTATTATTTAAAGCATCACCTGCAGGGGTCAGGAATTGAACTTTTGCATTGGCAGGAGCCGAAGAGCCCACGCCCAATTTTCCATTGGAAGTAATTCTCATTCTTTCAATATTATTGGTGCGGAATACAAAATCCTGTAGATCTG is part of the Hyphobacterium sp. CCMP332 genome and encodes:
- a CDS encoding (Fe-S)-binding protein, translating into MPEEIKIPTMAELAAEGRNPEILFWVGCAGSFDDRYKKVTKAIIRILNKLDINFAVLGTEESCTGDPARRAGNEFLFQMQAMSNIQVLDGYGIKKIVTACPHCFNTLKNEYPDLGGNYEVLHHSQYLQTLIKDGKLKIAEGGKFKGQKITFHDSCYLGRANGVYEAPRAVIEALDADLVEMKRCKTKGLCCGAGGAQMFKDAEAGNKEINIERTEEALETGAEVIAAACPFCMTMMSDGVKNKEKEKTVKVLDLAELIDLN
- a CDS encoding (Fe-S)-binding protein, whose protein sequence is MAYLEQIGFLILLGISGWLIYKRVSFIKRNINMGQSYKPKGPSSERFKKMMLLAFGQKKMFDKPVAGIMHFLIYIGFVLINIEVLEIILDGIFGTHRLFAPVLGSFYSTLINFFEILALGVIVSCLIFLIRRNVLSIDRFHKSEMTAWPKLDANLILIIEIVLMFAILSMNANDQILQNAGAEHYTETGSLFISEMLIPLYNGMSVEMNLLLERFFWWIHIAGIFAFAVYVTYSKHLHIFMAFPNTYFSNLSAKGKIKNMDDVSNEVKIMLGMQQPEGDAPPPSSFGAKDVNQLSWKNLMDAYSCTECGRCTAECPANITGKKLSPRKIMMDTRDRMEDAGKHGLENGKFLLGDFIKEEEIMACTSCNACVEACPVSINPLEIILELRRYKVMEESKTPPEWTAMMTNIENNFAPWAFSPSDRFNWANELKSEN
- a CDS encoding rRNA pseudouridine synthase, whose amino-acid sequence is MKKPSRKKASPRSFPKKKNQTITPKENLKQESAEIRLNRYISNSGICSRREADKLIADGEVKVNGKVVMELGTKVGKDDRVEFKGKVIQPEKYVYLLLNKPKGFITTLSDPKDRKTVMELVSKATEQRIYPVGRLDRMTTGVLLFTNDGDFAQKLIHPSMAVPKIYEVVLNRALKDEDLEKIKEGTELEDGVVKVDDIAIVSSDAKSVGVKIHSGKNRVIRRLFEHYHYQVEKLDRVMFAGLDKKGISRGQWRYLSEKEIIRLKYFQ
- the scpB gene encoding SMC-Scp complex subunit ScpB, whose protein sequence is MDFLQNHIESLIFCAREPITIEEIRSCLTEMFDAEVPEKDISKSIEISIKKYSDEEFPFEIVKSGGGYQFLTKPSYQASISILLKQKSKKRLSQSAIETLSIIAYKQPITKSGLEAIRGVGCDYTIQKLLEKELIAIKGKAESVGRPILYGTSDRFLDYFGINSLSELPTIKDFKTEDNEIGEVNEG
- a CDS encoding TraR/DksA C4-type zinc finger protein, producing the protein MAEEKLRYSDNELIEFEKIILDKLNKAKTELEYIKESLSRKNDESTDNTINNINTLEDSAEALEKENLNQLAGRQVKFIQQLDAALVRIKNKTYGVCVDTGKLIAKERLKAVPHTRHSIEAKLKQD
- a CDS encoding isoaspartyl peptidase/L-asparaginase — protein: MKSKIYSRIYTLLILTLVSAGLFAQSQYSESTKKAVLVIHGGAGTILKENMSPEKEAELIETMGNALMKGYKIIKKGKSSEEAIIAAINHLEDDPNFNAGKGAVLNEEGNVELDASIMNGKDLQAGAIAGVHGIKNPINAARAVKDHSKHVLLSGEGAEKFAKTEKLKFEEPEYFITDRVKASWLKAKKNNESSGYLNVPVEDHKFGTVGAVALDKEGNISAGTSTGGMMMKKYGRIGDSPLIGSGTYADNSSAGVSCTGHGEFFIRYVVAYDLVALMKYKGMSINDAADEIIQNKLIKAGGAGGLIALDKDGNFAFSFNTPGMYRGVIFEDATMLIDFYKE
- a CDS encoding ion transporter — its product is MNWREKLYIIIFEADTPAGKAFDVALLFAIGTSVLLVMLESVSEFESEYRPYLKAAEWMFTVLFTIEYILRIISAHKPLKYMGSFFGVIDLIAVIPTYLAFFIAGTHYFVVIRTLRLLRVFRILKLAKYVGASRIISEALVNSKAKISVFLFAVLNSVIILGTLMYLIEGSESGFTSIPRSIYWAVVTLTTVGYGDIAPSTVIGQFLASIIMILGYAIIAVPTGIVTSELTRSRNFTNVCDNCGTKNDANNNYCSNCGNKLENINKS